Proteins encoded together in one Quercus lobata isolate SW786 chromosome 3, ValleyOak3.0 Primary Assembly, whole genome shotgun sequence window:
- the LOC115980331 gene encoding uncharacterized protein LOC115980331, producing MGGDPLRRNQSLHCQYHQEWEHTTKDSRTLWNCLEQLVREGRLQKFLYRPNGQGDQSRSGAQGNASSRPPLGTINIIFAASRRTGSQPSRVMSVAWPLAKDVNPMLKRARVEVRLALSFSDEDKVRTIQSHDDTLIITLRIGGYDVKRVIVDQGSGAEVIYPDLYKGLNLKLENLIAYNSPLISFDGKVVILNGQIRLPIQAGSEVVEVNSIVVDAYSPYTSIVGRPWLHALWAVSSTLHLKVKYLVEDRIEELVGSQSNAR from the coding sequence atgggagGAGACCCCCTAAGGCGCAACCAAAGCCTACATTGCCAATATCACCAGGAGTGGGAGCATACCACCAAAGACTCCAGAACTCTATGGAATTGTCTGGAGCAACTAGTCAGAGAGGGAAGGTTGCAGAAGTTTTTATATCGGCCCAACGGGCAGGGAGACCAGTCAAGGTCAGGTGCTCAGGGGAATGCCTCTTCAAGGCCCCCTTTGGGCACCATTAACATCATCTTTGCTGCTTCTAGGAGGACTGGTTCGCAACCCTCAAGGGTGATGTCTGTGGCTTGGCCACTCGCCAAGGACGTTAACCCTATGCTGAAAAGGGCTAGAGTGGAGGTTCGACTGGCATTGAGCTTTTCGGATGAGGATAAGGTCAGAACTATACAGTCACATGATGATACTTTAATTATCACGCTTAGGATAGGAGGATACGATGTGAAGAGAGTGATAGTAGACCAAGGCAGTGGCGCAGAGGTTATATACCCTGATCTATATAAGGGGCTGAACTTGAAACTTGAGAATTTGATAGCATACAATTCACCTCTTATAAGTTTTGATGGGAAAGTTGTCATCTTAAATGGTCAGATCAGACTACCCATACAAGCAGGatcagaggtggtggaggtgaactCTATTGTGGTGGACGCTTATTCACCCTACACATCCATCGTAGGAAGACCCTGGCTTCATGCCCTGTGGGCTGTTTCCTCCACTCTGCACCTGAAAGTGAAATACCTAGTCGAGGACCGAATCGAAGAGCTCGTTGGGAGTCAATCCAATGCTAGGTAG
- the LOC115980332 gene encoding uncharacterized protein LOC115980332: protein MYNSWTDSVEHVSHFNQRMAMHSKNKALMCKVFPSSLGPVAMRWFDGLRAGSIDSFKELTKAFGSRFITCNRVPRPLDFLLSLSMREEDTLKTYSDRYWKMFNEIDGNFNDVAVRTFKVNLPVEYGLRKSLIGKAATGVRKLMDRIDKYKRVEEDQQQGNGKSKVIPQERRDFSQTVTTITDPKGILQGNSGLPLLRWLTLCFEN from the coding sequence ATGTACAATAGTTGGACGGACTctgtggagcatgtgagccatttTAACCAGAGAATGGCTATGCACTCCAAGAACaaggccttgatgtgcaaggtattcCCCTCTAGTTTAGGACCCGTGGCAATGAGATGGTTCGACGGTTTGAGGGCAGGTTCCATTGACTCCTTTAAGGAACTCACTAAGGCATTTGGGTCTCGCTTTATCACATGCAATAGGGTCCCTCGGCCCTTGGATTTCTTGTTGTCTCTGTCCATGAGAGAGGAGGATACCTTGAAAACATATTCAGATAGATACTGgaaaatgtttaatgaaatagatGGCAACTTTAACGACGTTGCCGTCAGGACTTTCAAGGTCAACTTACCCGTCGAGTATGGCTTAAGGAAGTCTTTGATTGGGAAAGCTGCTACCGGTGTACGCAAACTCATGGATAGGATAGATAAGTATAAACGGGTCGAGGAAGACCAACAGCAAGGCAATGGGAAGAGTAAGGTTATCCCCcaagagaggagggatttcagtcAGACCGTTACAACAATAACAGACCCCAAAGGGATTTTGCAGGGCAATTCGGGCCTACCGCTCCTCAGATGGTTAACACTATGTTTCGAGAACTAG